Proteins encoded within one genomic window of uncultured Sphingopyxis sp.:
- a CDS encoding CoA pyrophosphatase: MLSEKLRDALDNLLPDPGEDEAYLGTPTLRDAAVLIAFTDRPDPGVILTQRPQWLRSHAGQVAFPGGKIDPGDRDAIDAALREAEEEIGLNRRDVMIAGATEPYRSGSGYLITPVLGVIPPDLAFDPNPDEVDDWFEVPLDILFDPGNYARQHANWQGHDRHYYDMDWQGRRIWGVTAGIIINLARRLPAGWHR; the protein is encoded by the coding sequence ATGCTTTCCGAGAAGCTGCGCGACGCGCTCGATAATCTGCTGCCCGATCCGGGCGAGGACGAGGCCTATCTGGGGACGCCGACGCTGCGCGACGCCGCGGTGCTCATCGCCTTCACCGACCGCCCCGACCCCGGCGTCATCCTCACCCAGCGCCCGCAATGGCTGCGCAGCCACGCGGGGCAGGTCGCTTTCCCCGGCGGCAAGATCGATCCGGGCGACCGCGACGCGATCGACGCGGCGCTGCGCGAGGCCGAAGAAGAGATCGGGCTCAATCGCCGCGACGTGATGATCGCCGGCGCGACCGAGCCCTATCGTTCGGGCAGCGGCTATCTGATCACGCCGGTGCTCGGCGTGATCCCGCCCGACCTCGCCTTCGATCCCAATCCCGACGAGGTCGACGACTGGTTCGAGGTGCCGCTCGACATATTGTTCGACCCCGGCAATTATGCGCGCCAGCATGCCAATTGGCAGGGACACGACCGCCATTATTATGACATGGACTGGCAGGGGCGGCGGATCTGGGGCGTGACGGCGGGAATCATCATCAATCTGGCGCGGCGTCTGCCCGCGGGCTGGCACCGGTGA